In a genomic window of Silurus meridionalis isolate SWU-2019-XX chromosome 27, ASM1480568v1, whole genome shotgun sequence:
- the LOC124380949 gene encoding BOLA class I histocompatibility antigen, alpha chain BL3-7-like isoform X2 yields MTLWRPLMGEAGRRDPHSLQYLHTGLPPGTHFPEFTAVGLFDGQQFVYYDSNISRMIPKTQWIQKISADYWDRETQKQYANQEVFIFYLDVIKQEFNQTEGVHTLQRMYGCEIDGNGTTRGYDQYGYDGEDFFSLDLNTGSWTAVNDEVEIFINRWDPVRSEAEYWRNFLETECINWMKKFVSYSRETLERKIPPAASVLQKHSSSPEVVCHATGFFPKALIIKWQKDGVDVYKDVDLRETLPNQDGSFQKRSILKVSAKALQKHTYTCVIEHSSLEKEMVLKVPKDGGSDGGLIVIEIIVGVVVSLLFLVAVVAGIVVWKNKNFGKKRKKTGFKPVPPRPSSEGGSFSINLLKCESVCSCCSERKLQPAVRR; encoded by the exons ATgacgctgtggcgacccctaatgggagaagccggaagaagag ATCCACACTCTCTGCAGTACCTCCACACTGGACTCCCACCAGGAACACATTTCCCAGAGTTCACTGCTGTTGGTCTGTTTGATGGACAGCAGTTTGTGTACTATGACAGCAACATCAGCAGGATGATCCCAAAGACACAGTGGATCCAGAAGATCAGTGCAGATTACTGGGACAGAGAGACTCAGAAGCAGTATGCTAATCAGGAAGTCTTCATATTTTACCTGGATGTAATAAAGCAGGAGTTTAATCAGACTgaag gagttcATACTCTACAGAGGATGTACGGCTGTGAGATTGATGGTAACGGCACCACTAGAGGATACGATCAGTACGGTTATGATGGAGAAGATTTCTTCAGTCTGGATCTGAACACTGGAAGCTGGACTGCAGTTAATGATGAAGTTGAGATCTTTATAAACAGATGGGATCCTGTAAGATCTGAGGCTGAATACTGGAGGAACTTCCTGGAGACTGAGTGTATCAACTGGATGAAGAAGTTTGTGTCTTACAGCAGAGAGACTCTggagagaaaaa TTCCTCCTGCAGCATCTGTGTTACAAAAGCACTCGTCTTCTCCAGAGGTGGTGTGTCATGCTACAGGTTTCTtccccaaagcactgattattaAATGGCAGAAGGACGGAGTGGACGTGTATAAGGATGTGGATCTCAGAGAGACGTTACCCAATCAGGATGGAAGCTTCCAGAAGAGGAGCATTCTGAAAGTCTCAGCTAAGGCCCTGCagaaacacacctacacctgtGTGATTGAGCACAGCAGCTTGGAGAAGGAGATGGTGCTCAAAGTACCAAAAG ATGGAGGATCAGATGGAGGACTGATTGTGATTGAGATCATCGTTGGTGTGGTCGTGTCTCTCCTTTttcttgttgctgttgttgctggAATTGTggtctggaaaaataaaaactttggtaaaaagaggaaaaaaacag GatttaaacctgttccaccCAGACCCT cctctgaaggaggttCCTTTTCCATTAACCTTctaaagtgtgagagtgtgtgttcctgcTGCAGTGAGAGA AAACTTCAACCTGCAGTCAGAAGATAA
- the LOC124380949 gene encoding BOLA class I histocompatibility antigen, alpha chain BL3-7-like isoform X1, giving the protein MEDGNAFLDLLLLSVFSLRVSSPDPHSLQYLHTGLPPGTHFPEFTAVGLFDGQQFVYYDSNISRMIPKTQWIQKISADYWDRETQKQYANQEVFIFYLDVIKQEFNQTEGVHTLQRMYGCEIDGNGTTRGYDQYGYDGEDFFSLDLNTGSWTAVNDEVEIFINRWDPVRSEAEYWRNFLETECINWMKKFVSYSRETLERKIPPAASVLQKHSSSPEVVCHATGFFPKALIIKWQKDGVDVYKDVDLRETLPNQDGSFQKRSILKVSAKALQKHTYTCVIEHSSLEKEMVLKVPKDGGSDGGLIVIEIIVGVVVSLLFLVAVVAGIVVWKNKNFGKKRKKTGFKPVPPRPSSEGGSFSINLLKCESVCSCCSERKLQPAVRR; this is encoded by the exons atggaGGACGGAAATGCTTTCCTGGATCTTCTACTTCTTTCAGTATTTTCTCTTCGTGTCTCCTCACCAG ATCCACACTCTCTGCAGTACCTCCACACTGGACTCCCACCAGGAACACATTTCCCAGAGTTCACTGCTGTTGGTCTGTTTGATGGACAGCAGTTTGTGTACTATGACAGCAACATCAGCAGGATGATCCCAAAGACACAGTGGATCCAGAAGATCAGTGCAGATTACTGGGACAGAGAGACTCAGAAGCAGTATGCTAATCAGGAAGTCTTCATATTTTACCTGGATGTAATAAAGCAGGAGTTTAATCAGACTgaag gagttcATACTCTACAGAGGATGTACGGCTGTGAGATTGATGGTAACGGCACCACTAGAGGATACGATCAGTACGGTTATGATGGAGAAGATTTCTTCAGTCTGGATCTGAACACTGGAAGCTGGACTGCAGTTAATGATGAAGTTGAGATCTTTATAAACAGATGGGATCCTGTAAGATCTGAGGCTGAATACTGGAGGAACTTCCTGGAGACTGAGTGTATCAACTGGATGAAGAAGTTTGTGTCTTACAGCAGAGAGACTCTggagagaaaaa TTCCTCCTGCAGCATCTGTGTTACAAAAGCACTCGTCTTCTCCAGAGGTGGTGTGTCATGCTACAGGTTTCTtccccaaagcactgattattaAATGGCAGAAGGACGGAGTGGACGTGTATAAGGATGTGGATCTCAGAGAGACGTTACCCAATCAGGATGGAAGCTTCCAGAAGAGGAGCATTCTGAAAGTCTCAGCTAAGGCCCTGCagaaacacacctacacctgtGTGATTGAGCACAGCAGCTTGGAGAAGGAGATGGTGCTCAAAGTACCAAAAG ATGGAGGATCAGATGGAGGACTGATTGTGATTGAGATCATCGTTGGTGTGGTCGTGTCTCTCCTTTttcttgttgctgttgttgctggAATTGTggtctggaaaaataaaaactttggtaaaaagaggaaaaaaacag GatttaaacctgttccaccCAGACCCT cctctgaaggaggttCCTTTTCCATTAACCTTctaaagtgtgagagtgtgtgttcctgcTGCAGTGAGAGA AAACTTCAACCTGCAGTCAGAAGATAA